A region of Etheostoma cragini isolate CJK2018 chromosome 2, CSU_Ecrag_1.0, whole genome shotgun sequence DNA encodes the following proteins:
- the ccdc86 gene encoding coiled-coil domain-containing protein 86, with the protein MSKRQAAVLEEKAVTEVVLEEEDVQDPPPETRRTRSGRKVRTPAALLDSEAPARTPSRRTRRSVLQELPTVEEKNTKNARQKLESLPAEPEPWNPSEPAKLLEEAAADPDRVDGDAIGPSTVETAPTSSEAVPKKKHRSGSSGKPLTPVIPLGKPKSGRAWKDRNKQRFSAMVRDKPLCSSWEKKMEAKREKELVKQYTLKLKEDKAREKEEKRKRREDNLKRRAENERKSEIVQVIRNTAKIKRMKKKQLRKIEKRDTLALLQKSQKHQVKAKGQKRSHKVDQDLT; encoded by the exons ATGTCAAAGAGGCAGGCAGCCGTGTTAGAAGAAAAGGCCGTTACTGAAGTAGTACTCGAGGAGGAGGATGTCCAGGATCCACCTCCAGAGACCAGACGGACCCGCAGTGGCCGCAAAGTGCGCACTCCTGCCGCACTGTTGGACTCAGAAGCCCCGGCGAGGACTCCCAGCAGGCGGACCAGGAGGTCTGTCCTCCAGGAGCTGCCGACTGTAGAAGAGAAAAACACGAAGAATGCAAGGCAGAAACTCGAGAGTCTGCCTGCCGAACCGGAGCCGTGGAACCCGTCCGAGCCAGCAAAGCTGCTCGAGGAGGCTGCAGCAGATCCAGACAGAGTGGACGGGGACGCTATCGGGCCTTCAACGGTAGAAACCGCACCCACGAGTTCCGAGGCTGTCCCAAAAAAGAAGCATCGTTCGGGTTCTAGTGGAAAACCTTTAACTCCGGTCATTCCCCTGGGAAAACCCAAATCTGGGAGAGCGTGGAAGGACCGCAACAAGCAGAG gttCTCTGCAATGGTGAGAGATAAACCGCTGTGCTCTTCTTGGGAAAAGAAGATGGAGGCCAAGCGGGAGAAGGAGCTGGTGAAACAGTATACTTTGAAGCTTAAAGAGGACAaagccagagagaaagag gaaaagaggaaaaggagagaagacaaCCTGAAACGCCGCGCAGAGAACGAGCGCAAATCAGAAATTGTCCAAGTG ATTCGGAACACAGCAAAGATcaagaggatgaagaagaaacaGCTCCGGAAGATTGAGAAGAGAGACACTCTGGCTCTGCTGCAGAAGTCCCAGAAGCATCAAGTAAAAGCCAAAGGgcaaaaaagaagtcataaGGTTGACCAAGATTTGACCTAA